The following proteins come from a genomic window of [Limnothrix rosea] IAM M-220:
- a CDS encoding peroxiredoxin: MSELSKLPQGLPEPEDDGACDHLLDCSLPELSLLSTQGAMVNISKAKNYLVLYCYPMTGKPGVALPQGWDQIPGARGCTPQSCAFRDHYQDLTALRAEVYGISTQASDEQVEAKKRLHLPFELLSDVNLELAQALQLPIFEVDNKYLLKRVTIIVKNNEIVKVFYPVFPPNANADEVIAWLKAQ; encoded by the coding sequence ATGAGTGAACTGTCTAAATTACCCCAAGGCTTACCAGAACCTGAAGATGACGGTGCTTGCGATCATTTACTGGATTGCTCATTACCTGAACTGTCTTTGCTTTCGACACAAGGAGCAATGGTCAATATATCTAAGGCGAAGAACTACCTTGTCTTGTACTGCTATCCGATGACCGGTAAGCCCGGTGTTGCGCTACCCCAAGGATGGGATCAGATTCCGGGTGCAAGAGGTTGTACGCCCCAATCTTGTGCTTTCCGAGACCATTATCAGGACTTGACAGCGTTAAGGGCAGAAGTTTACGGCATCAGTACTCAAGCATCGGATGAACAAGTGGAGGCAAAGAAGCGTTTGCATTTGCCTTTCGAATTACTGAGTGATGTCAATCTAGAATTGGCGCAAGCTCTGCAATTACCGATTTTTGAGGTCGATAATAAGTATTTACTCAAACGAGTCACAATTATTGTGAAAAATAATGAGATCGTCAAAGTTTTTTATCCAGTATTTCCACCTAATGCTAATGCTGATGAGGTAATTGCTTGGCTAAAAGCTCAGTGA
- a CDS encoding form I ribulose bisphosphate carboxylase large subunit, with protein sequence MVQTKSAGFKAGVQDYRLTYYMPDYTPKDTDLLACFRMTPQPGVPPEECAAAVAAESSTGTWTTVWTDGLTDLDRYKGRCYNVEPVQGEDNQYFCFVAYPLDLFEEGSITNVLTSLVGNVFGFKALRALRLEDIRFPVAFIKTCPGNPHGITVERDLLNKYGRPLLGCTIKPKLGLSAKNYGRAVYECLRGGLDFTKDDENINSQPFMRWRDRFLFVQEAIEKAQAETNEVKGHYLNVTAATCEEMLERAEFAKEIGTPIVMHDFITGGFTANTTLSKWCRRNGLLLHIHRAMHAVIDRQKNHGIHFRVLAKCLRLSGGDHLHSGTVVGKLEGDRAGTLGFVDLMREDYVEEDRSRGVFFTQDYASLPGTMPVASGGIHVWHMPALVEIFGDDSCLQFGGGTLGHPWGNAPGATANRVALEACVQARNEGRSLAREGNDVLREACKWSPELAAACDLWKEIKFEFDTVDTL encoded by the coding sequence ATGGTTCAGACCAAATCTGCTGGGTTTAAGGCTGGTGTACAGGATTATCGCCTGACATACTACATGCCTGATTACACCCCCAAGGATACCGATTTACTCGCTTGTTTCCGGATGACTCCCCAACCGGGTGTTCCTCCTGAAGAGTGTGCAGCGGCCGTTGCTGCTGAGTCTTCGACTGGTACTTGGACAACTGTATGGACTGATGGTCTTACTGACCTTGATCGTTACAAGGGTCGTTGTTATAACGTTGAGCCTGTACAAGGGGAAGACAATCAATATTTCTGTTTTGTTGCTTATCCTCTCGATTTGTTTGAGGAAGGCTCCATTACTAACGTTCTAACATCCTTGGTTGGTAACGTATTTGGTTTTAAGGCGCTCCGTGCCCTACGCCTAGAGGATATTCGTTTCCCTGTTGCTTTCATTAAGACATGCCCCGGAAACCCCCATGGTATTACTGTAGAGCGCGACCTCCTCAACAAGTATGGTCGTCCTCTTCTCGGTTGTACGATTAAGCCTAAGCTCGGTCTTTCTGCTAAGAACTATGGTCGTGCGGTTTATGAGTGTCTCCGCGGTGGTCTTGATTTCACTAAGGATGATGAGAATATCAACTCTCAGCCTTTTATGCGTTGGCGTGATCGCTTCCTCTTCGTTCAAGAAGCGATTGAGAAGGCACAGGCTGAAACTAATGAAGTTAAGGGTCACTACCTCAACGTAACTGCCGCTACTTGCGAAGAAATGCTTGAGCGTGCTGAGTTTGCTAAAGAAATCGGTACGCCGATTGTCATGCACGACTTCATTACTGGTGGTTTCACGGCAAACACTACCCTTTCTAAGTGGTGTCGTCGTAATGGTCTTCTGTTGCACATCCACCGGGCAATGCACGCTGTAATTGACCGTCAGAAGAACCATGGTATCCACTTCCGTGTTCTTGCTAAGTGTCTCCGTCTTTCTGGTGGTGACCACCTCCACTCTGGTACTGTCGTCGGTAAGCTTGAGGGCGATCGCGCTGGTACTTTAGGTTTCGTTGACCTCATGCGTGAAGACTATGTTGAGGAAGATCGTTCTCGCGGTGTATTTTTCACCCAGGACTATGCTTCTCTCCCCGGTACTATGCCTGTGGCTTCTGGTGGTATCCACGTATGGCATATGCCTGCGCTGGTTGAGATCTTCGGTGATGATTCTTGCCTCCAGTTTGGTGGTGGTACTTTGGGTCACCCTTGGGGTAATGCTCCGGGTGCGACTGCAAACCGTGTTGCGCTTGAGGCTTGTGTTCAAGCTCGTAACGAAGGTCGTAGCTTGGCTCGTGAAGGGAACGATGTTCTCCGTGAAGCTTGTAAGTGGTCTCCTGAGTTGGCAGCTGCTTGTGATCTTTGGAAAGAGATTAAGTTCGAATTCGATACAGTTGACACCCTCTAA
- a CDS encoding chaperonin family protein RbcX: protein MEFKDIAKETAKVLRDYLTYQAVRIISQQLGETNPGQAIWLGDFSKQHSLQDGDRYIEDMMQENKELVLRILTVRANLAGEVLDFLPEMVSTEIQQSNAQHRRSLLEQLTRVDVSSTNLAQTDIEPDISEDSE, encoded by the coding sequence ATGGAGTTTAAAGATATTGCCAAAGAGACGGCAAAGGTTCTACGTGATTATTTGACTTATCAGGCGGTTCGCATCATTAGTCAGCAGTTGGGTGAGACCAATCCCGGACAGGCGATTTGGTTAGGAGATTTTTCTAAGCAGCATTCTCTTCAGGACGGCGATCGCTATATTGAAGATATGATGCAAGAGAATAAAGAACTGGTCTTGAGAATTTTGACCGTCAGGGCAAATTTAGCCGGAGAAGTTCTCGATTTCCTACCAGAAATGGTGTCTACTGAAATTCAGCAGTCTAACGCGCAGCACCGCCGTTCTCTACTAGAGCAGTTAACTCGGGTTGATGTATCGTCAACCAATTTGGCTCAAACAGATATTGAGCCAGATATTTCAGAAGATTCTGAGTAA
- a CDS encoding EutN/CcmL family microcompartment protein produces MQIAKVRGTVVSTYKAETLRGIKFILVQFVNEQGELVPKYEVAGDLVGAGINEWVLVTRGSAARKEVGMEDRPLDAMVVGIIDTVNVDNRSLYSKKDADRLG; encoded by the coding sequence ATGCAAATTGCCAAGGTTCGTGGAACCGTTGTTAGCACGTACAAGGCGGAAACACTCCGCGGTATAAAGTTTATTCTTGTGCAGTTTGTTAATGAGCAAGGTGAACTCGTGCCAAAGTATGAAGTTGCTGGGGATTTAGTTGGTGCTGGGATAAATGAGTGGGTTCTTGTCACGCGTGGTAGTGCTGCCCGCAAAGAAGTTGGCATGGAAGATCGTCCCCTAGACGCAATGGTTGTCGGGATTATCGATACTGTCAACGTTGATAACCGCTCACTTTATAGCAAGAAAGACGCAGATCGCCTTGGTTAA
- the zds gene encoding 9,9'-di-cis-zeta-carotene desaturase produces MRVAIVGAGLAGLSTAIELADAGHEIEIFEARPFVGGKVGSWVDKDGNHIEMGLHVFFGCYYNLFALMEKVGAGNNLRLKEHTHQFINEGGKVGELDFRFPVGAPFHGLKAFFTSSQLSAIDKAANSLALGTSPIVRGLVDFKGAMKTIRDLDAISFADWFRSHGGNDGSLKKMWNPIAYALGFIDTENISARCMLTIFMFFAAKTEASVLRMLEGSPAEYLHKPIVNYLESKGAKIHTRHRMKDIHYTLDGTPTIDGLVINNGESDQTVKADTYVLALDIPGIQRAVPDAWRKWPEFDNIYKLDAVPVATVQLRFDGWVTELNDPEKRAQLEKAEGIDNLLYTHQADFSCFADLALTSPGDFYKEGEGSLMQLVLTPGDPFIKKSNDEIAQHVLEQVHKLFPSSRELNMTWSNVVKLAQSLYREAPGMDPYRPAQETPISNLFLAGSYTQQDYIDSMEGATISGRQAAEAILSKVGQLEKPLVATM; encoded by the coding sequence ATGCGTGTAGCAATCGTCGGAGCAGGACTAGCCGGATTATCCACTGCCATTGAATTAGCAGATGCTGGTCACGAAATCGAAATCTTTGAAGCCCGTCCCTTTGTCGGTGGCAAAGTTGGCAGCTGGGTAGACAAAGACGGTAACCACATTGAGATGGGGCTCCACGTATTTTTTGGGTGTTACTACAATCTCTTTGCCCTCATGGAAAAAGTCGGTGCAGGTAATAACCTCCGACTGAAAGAGCATACCCACCAATTTATTAATGAAGGCGGTAAGGTTGGCGAACTCGATTTTCGGTTCCCTGTGGGTGCGCCTTTCCATGGTCTAAAGGCATTTTTTACATCTTCACAACTTTCGGCGATCGATAAAGCGGCCAACTCCCTTGCTCTTGGTACTAGCCCCATTGTGCGTGGTTTGGTGGATTTCAAAGGCGCAATGAAAACCATTCGAGACCTCGACGCTATTAGCTTTGCGGACTGGTTCCGCAGCCATGGCGGCAATGATGGCAGCCTCAAAAAAATGTGGAATCCCATCGCCTACGCTCTCGGGTTTATTGATACCGAGAACATTTCGGCGCGCTGCATGTTGACCATTTTTATGTTCTTTGCAGCAAAGACCGAGGCTTCTGTCCTACGGATGTTGGAAGGTTCTCCAGCAGAGTACTTGCATAAACCTATCGTCAATTATCTCGAATCGAAGGGCGCGAAAATTCATACTCGCCACCGGATGAAAGATATTCACTACACTCTCGATGGCACACCCACAATTGATGGTCTTGTTATCAACAATGGTGAAAGTGATCAAACGGTGAAAGCCGATACTTATGTTTTGGCACTCGACATTCCCGGCATTCAGCGTGCAGTTCCTGATGCTTGGCGGAAATGGCCTGAATTCGACAATATCTACAAGCTCGATGCAGTTCCTGTCGCAACAGTTCAATTGCGTTTCGACGGTTGGGTCACTGAACTCAATGATCCGGAAAAGCGCGCTCAACTTGAAAAAGCTGAAGGTATTGATAACCTTCTCTACACTCACCAAGCAGATTTTTCTTGTTTTGCAGACTTAGCATTAACAAGTCCCGGTGATTTTTACAAAGAAGGTGAGGGTTCTTTAATGCAGCTTGTGTTGACTCCCGGTGATCCTTTCATCAAAAAGAGCAACGATGAAATTGCCCAACATGTTTTGGAGCAAGTCCACAAATTATTCCCTTCTTCTCGCGAATTGAATATGACTTGGTCTAACGTCGTAAAGTTGGCGCAATCCCTTTACCGCGAAGCGCCGGGAATGGATCCTTACCGCCCCGCTCAGGAAACGCCAATTTCTAATTTATTTCTTGCGGGAAGCTACACCCAACAGGACTATATCGACAGTATGGAAGGTGCGACAATTTCTGGCCGCCAAGCCGCCGAAGCAATTTTGTCTAAGGTCGGTCAATTAGAGAAGCCTTTAGTCGCAACCATGTAG
- a CDS encoding acyltransferase, translating to MTSGAVFNSDIHIAGDVRIDDHAVIAPGVVILAAPNCSVAIAPGVCLGMGCILQASQGNIEIHKGAMIGAGVLIIGKVTIGENSCVGYGSTIFQTSLAAGSVLPPNSLIGDTSRRINTNSTKPRATSPQSPQPQAVDPWSNETAQSTDKLSQESEETATANYQEKTIPIKTEIAEVAAESTPEKSEEVRKEPVVGQVYINQLLMTLFPHNVPIKPPDSSS from the coding sequence GTGACTTCTGGAGCGGTTTTCAATTCCGATATTCATATTGCCGGCGATGTCAGAATCGATGACCATGCTGTTATTGCACCGGGGGTTGTGATTTTGGCGGCACCTAACTGTTCTGTGGCGATCGCCCCGGGGGTTTGTCTCGGTATGGGTTGTATTTTACAGGCATCCCAAGGCAATATTGAGATTCATAAAGGAGCAATGATTGGTGCAGGCGTTCTCATTATTGGCAAAGTCACCATTGGCGAAAATAGTTGCGTTGGTTACGGCAGTACTATTTTTCAAACATCTTTAGCCGCAGGCAGTGTACTGCCGCCCAATAGTTTAATTGGTGATACCTCTCGACGAATCAATACAAATTCTACAAAACCTAGAGCCACTTCCCCTCAATCCCCACAACCACAGGCTGTTGATCCGTGGTCAAATGAAACTGCCCAATCCACAGATAAACTTAGTCAAGAGTCAGAAGAGACTGCTACAGCGAATTATCAAGAAAAGACTATTCCGATAAAAACTGAAATCGCAGAAGTTGCGGCTGAATCCACCCCGGAAAAATCAGAAGAAGTTCGAAAAGAACCAGTTGTTGGTCAAGTGTATATCAATCAGCTATTAATGACACTTTTCCCACATAATGTACCTATAAAACCGCCAGATTCATCTTCCTAA
- a CDS encoding carbon dioxide-concentrating mechanism protein CcmK: MSIAVGMVETLGFPAVVEAADAMVKAARVTLVGYEKIGSGRVTVIVRGDVSEVQASVSAGTDNVSRVNGGQVLSTHIIARPHENLEYVLPIRYTEAVEQFRESVNPQPLRRV, translated from the coding sequence ATGTCTATCGCAGTAGGCATGGTGGAGACCCTTGGTTTCCCCGCAGTAGTAGAAGCAGCGGATGCAATGGTTAAAGCTGCCCGTGTGACCCTCGTGGGTTACGAGAAAATTGGTAGTGGTCGTGTAACGGTGATCGTCCGTGGTGACGTTTCTGAAGTACAAGCTTCAGTAAGTGCTGGTACTGACAACGTTAGTCGCGTCAATGGCGGTCAGGTACTCTCTACTCACATCATTGCTCGTCCCCACGAAAACCTCGAATATGTGCTTCCGATTCGCTATACCGAAGCTGTTGAACAGTTCCGTGAAAGCGTTAATCCTCAACCTCTAAGAAGAGTATAA
- a CDS encoding CBS domain-containing protein, with product MQVILCHQTVDFDALGAAVGLACLRVGARVVLTGGAHPGVRRFLALYRDEFPLLEMRSVHPEQLKTIMVVDNQQRQRLGKAQTWFEAEQVKHIEIYDHHVDQERDIPATYVEIEDVGSTTTLIAEKLQARGIELDLYTATVMALGIHVDTGSLMFDQTTVRDAQALTWLMGQGAVVKIIADYGSPGFSTQVQSLFAEAMGGLQRDSVRGYQVAQVLLRSPDFVPGLSNMTERMMQMTNLDGLLVGHFYRQTESEGKLVIIGRSHIVGTNLNQLFEPYGGGGHDQAASLSVRVEQPEVVLAKVYGEFMGQIPQAVTARDLMTAPVRTILPETSIEEAQRVLLRYGHSGLVVVDDAEKLVGIISRRDLDLALHHGFQHSPVKGYMSRKVRTILPTTTLRDIETLMVNFDVGRLPVVEGDRLLGIVTRTDVLRQHHQEQRRDLLPLSSSHRPLPLTTILEEKLDGSLWELLQSVAIAARKRGWHLYLVGGGVRDLLLAENEAELLLQDVDLVVDGFHAAADVGAGVELANVIKELYPEARVSVHGEFQTAAILWSQDPVFGSLAMDIATARTEFYPYPAANPEVEASSIRQDLYRRDFTINALCLRLTEPDPGELLDFFGGLDDLKKRQIRVLHANSFIEDPTRIYRAVRFAVRLNFALESQTEEFIRYGIASGIYERLHHEKPQAPALTTRLRAELKYLLTAHYWKPALRLLDALGALQCIHKDLALTETVWWQVRCVDRWLRHLDPDENLEHWRIRLEGLLINLPTAARLEVGDRLQLPKDSLQRLEQFSQHQAKILPQLVAAQNLSDKVLALEALELADIILLAAIAPKKIRHDLWCYLRQWQFIKAPLDGSDLKKLGYKPSPQFRVILQDLLKKTLDGDIGDRPTALTYLKENYPIEN from the coding sequence ATGCAAGTTATTCTCTGTCACCAAACTGTTGATTTTGATGCCCTTGGGGCAGCGGTTGGTTTAGCTTGTTTGCGAGTGGGGGCAAGGGTTGTTTTGACTGGTGGTGCTCATCCGGGGGTAAGGCGTTTTCTGGCGTTGTATCGTGATGAGTTTCCATTGCTGGAAATGCGGAGTGTGCATCCAGAGCAGCTGAAAACGATTATGGTGGTGGACAATCAGCAGCGGCAGAGATTAGGCAAGGCGCAAACGTGGTTTGAGGCGGAGCAGGTTAAGCATATTGAAATTTATGATCACCATGTTGATCAAGAGCGGGATATTCCGGCGACCTATGTGGAAATTGAAGATGTTGGGTCAACAACGACTTTAATTGCGGAAAAGCTTCAGGCACGGGGTATCGAGCTAGATCTCTATACTGCCACGGTGATGGCTTTGGGGATTCATGTGGATACTGGGTCTTTAATGTTTGATCAAACGACGGTACGGGATGCTCAGGCTCTGACTTGGTTGATGGGGCAGGGGGCTGTGGTGAAAATTATTGCGGATTATGGGTCACCGGGTTTTTCAACTCAGGTGCAGTCGCTCTTTGCTGAGGCTATGGGTGGGTTGCAGCGGGATAGTGTTCGAGGGTATCAGGTGGCTCAGGTGTTGTTGCGATCGCCGGATTTTGTGCCGGGTTTGTCGAATATGACGGAACGGATGATGCAGATGACTAATCTCGATGGGTTATTGGTGGGGCATTTTTATCGTCAGACTGAATCTGAAGGCAAGCTGGTTATTATTGGGCGATCGCACATTGTCGGGACAAATTTAAATCAATTGTTTGAACCCTATGGTGGCGGTGGTCATGATCAGGCGGCATCGTTGAGTGTACGGGTTGAGCAACCGGAGGTTGTCTTGGCTAAGGTTTATGGTGAATTTATGGGGCAAATTCCCCAGGCGGTAACGGCACGGGATTTGATGACAGCGCCTGTGCGAACAATTTTGCCGGAAACGTCCATTGAGGAAGCGCAACGGGTGTTATTGCGCTATGGGCATTCGGGCTTGGTGGTGGTGGATGATGCGGAAAAATTGGTGGGGATAATTTCGCGGCGGGATTTGGATTTAGCGTTGCATCATGGATTTCAGCATTCGCCGGTGAAAGGTTATATGAGTCGTAAGGTGCGGACAATTTTACCGACAACGACGCTACGGGATATTGAAACGCTGATGGTTAATTTTGATGTGGGTCGTTTGCCTGTGGTGGAGGGCGATCGCCTGCTGGGGATTGTGACGCGGACAGATGTTTTACGGCAACATCATCAGGAACAACGTCGAGATTTATTGCCATTATCGTCTAGCCATAGGCCTCTACCTTTGACGACAATCCTTGAGGAAAAATTAGATGGGTCGCTGTGGGAATTATTGCAATCGGTGGCGATCGCCGCCCGAAAAAGAGGCTGGCATTTATATCTCGTCGGCGGTGGTGTGCGGGATTTGCTTTTAGCGGAGAACGAGGCAGAATTATTATTGCAAGATGTTGATTTGGTGGTGGATGGTTTTCACGCGGCGGCAGATGTTGGGGCTGGTGTGGAGTTGGCAAATGTCATTAAAGAGCTTTATCCAGAAGCACGGGTTTCGGTACATGGAGAGTTCCAAACAGCGGCGATTTTGTGGAGTCAGGATCCAGTGTTTGGATCATTAGCGATGGATATTGCAACGGCACGAACAGAATTTTATCCTTACCCCGCAGCAAATCCAGAGGTGGAAGCGAGCTCGATTCGTCAGGATTTATATCGACGGGATTTTACGATTAATGCGTTATGTTTGCGTTTAACGGAGCCAGATCCGGGGGAATTACTGGACTTTTTTGGGGGACTAGATGATCTCAAAAAACGTCAAATTCGGGTGCTCCATGCCAATAGTTTTATTGAAGATCCAACGCGCATTTATCGGGCGGTGCGGTTTGCAGTGCGGCTAAATTTTGCTCTCGAGTCCCAGACGGAAGAGTTTATTCGCTACGGAATCGCTTCTGGTATTTACGAAAGGTTGCACCATGAAAAACCCCAAGCGCCCGCTTTAACCACGCGGCTGCGCGCTGAACTGAAATATTTACTGACAGCTCATTACTGGAAACCAGCATTGCGGTTGCTGGATGCTTTGGGAGCATTGCAGTGTATCCATAAAGATTTGGCATTAACGGAAACTGTGTGGTGGCAAGTGCGTTGTGTTGACCGTTGGTTGCGCCATCTGGATCCAGATGAAAACCTTGAACATTGGCGGATACGTTTGGAGGGCTTACTGATTAATTTACCGACGGCGGCGCGTCTTGAAGTGGGCGATCGCCTGCAATTGCCGAAAGATAGTCTCCAGCGATTAGAACAATTCTCGCAGCATCAGGCTAAAATTTTACCCCAGTTAGTCGCCGCCCAAAATCTCAGCGATAAGGTGTTGGCATTAGAGGCGTTAGAGCTGGCCGATATTATTTTATTGGCGGCGATCGCCCCGAAAAAAATTCGCCATGATTTGTGGTGTTATCTACGGCAATGGCAATTTATTAAAGCGCCCCTAGACGGCTCTGATCTCAAAAAACTAGGCTATAAACCGAGTCCACAGTTCCGCGTCATTTTGCAAGATTTACTCAAAAAAACACTGGATGGAGACATCGGCGATCGCCCCACTGCATTGACATACCTAAAAGAAAACTATCCCATTGAAAATTAG
- a CDS encoding ribulose bisphosphate carboxylase small subunit, whose protein sequence is MKTLPKEKRYETLSYLPPLSDQQIARQVQHMIDQGFIPGVEFEKDPAPDLHHWTLWKLPLFSATSAQEVLNEVRECRSEYSDCYIRVVGFDNIRQCQTVSFIVYKPNQTRY, encoded by the coding sequence ATGAAGACTTTACCTAAGGAAAAGCGTTACGAAACTCTTTCTTACCTTCCACCCCTTAGTGATCAGCAGATTGCTCGCCAAGTTCAACACATGATTGACCAAGGTTTTATTCCTGGTGTTGAGTTTGAGAAAGATCCTGCTCCCGATCTCCACCACTGGACGCTTTGGAAGCTTCCTCTCTTCAGTGCAACTAGTGCTCAAGAGGTTCTTAATGAAGTGCGTGAATGCCGTAGTGAGTATTCTGACTGCTACATTCGTGTTGTTGGCTTCGACAATATTCGTCAGTGCCAAACTGTAAGTTTCATTGTTTACAAGCCTAATCAGACTCGCTACTAA
- a CDS encoding carbon dioxide-concentrating mechanism protein CcmK: MPIAVGMIETRGFPAVVEAADAMVKAARVTLVGYEKIGSGRVTVIVRGDVSEVQASVSAGIENANRVNGGEVLSTHIIARPHENLEYVLPIRYTEEVEQFRTY, translated from the coding sequence ATGCCTATTGCCGTTGGAATGATTGAGACCCGTGGTTTCCCCGCCGTTGTGGAAGCCGCCGATGCGATGGTTAAAGCCGCTCGCGTAACATTAGTTGGTTACGAGAAGATTGGTAGTGGCCGCGTTACCGTTATTGTGCGTGGTGACGTTTCTGAAGTACAGGCTTCCGTCTCCGCCGGGATCGAGAATGCTAACCGTGTTAATGGCGGCGAAGTCCTCTCCACTCACATTATTGCCCGTCCCCACGAAAACCTCGAATACGTATTGCCAATTCGCTACACCGAAGAAGTAGAGCAATTCCGAACCTACTAA
- a CDS encoding ribulose bisphosphate carboxylase small subunit: MVVRRKAAPPTPWSKDLAEPKIHESAYVHSFSNLIGDVTVGENVLISPGTSIRADEGAPFYIGASTNIQDGVVIHGLDRGQVAGKDGKNYSVWIGDRSCISHMALVHGPAFVGNDCFIGFRSTIFNAKVGDGCIVMMHALIQGVEIPPGKYIPSGAVITNQQQVEQLSDVTYADQTFIQHIVEANEVCSMGSQGNQRDFGTVPFSGEANQTSSSSQSNNGTRENQSVEKMSLNGDIQGQVRGLVSQGCTFTAEHANTRRFKTKSWLSAGFVEGRSADQVLSNLNSVMSEYAGEYVQLIAVDPNTKKRAAEIVVQRPGDEAPSVGQSFSTATSVSTASGSVQKVDGDVNTQIRSFLSQGCSFTAEHANQRRFKTKSWLSAGFVEGHSAEQVISNLNGVMAQFPNEYVQLIAVDPNTRKRAAEIIVQRPGQTTQLRASGGSVGASHAPRNGSVTVAGGDVQTQVRSLASQGCRFTAEHANQRRFKTKSWLSAGFVEGRSGEQILANINGIAAEYPGEYVQLIAVDPNTKRRAAEIIVQRPGANAPVQSSSNGYTSSVSSSSNSYGSSSNGFGASSASLSSDVVSKVRSLLNQGYKIATEHADKRRFRTKSWKSCGTIDSQHETEVLRHLETCLQDHAGEYVQLIGVDTGARRRVLETIIQRP; this comes from the coding sequence ATGGTTGTCCGCAGGAAAGCGGCTCCCCCAACCCCTTGGTCAAAGGATTTGGCTGAACCTAAAATTCATGAGAGTGCCTATGTTCACTCTTTTTCGAATTTGATTGGTGATGTCACTGTTGGAGAAAATGTCCTGATTTCGCCCGGTACTTCAATCCGTGCTGATGAGGGTGCACCGTTTTACATTGGGGCTTCGACGAATATTCAAGATGGTGTTGTTATTCACGGTCTGGATCGTGGTCAAGTCGCTGGTAAGGATGGTAAAAATTATTCCGTCTGGATCGGCGATCGCTCCTGCATTTCCCATATGGCATTAGTCCATGGCCCAGCCTTTGTCGGCAATGACTGCTTTATTGGGTTTCGCTCAACCATCTTTAACGCTAAAGTGGGCGACGGCTGCATTGTAATGATGCATGCTCTTATTCAAGGCGTAGAAATTCCTCCCGGAAAATATATTCCTTCCGGTGCGGTAATCACAAACCAGCAGCAGGTTGAGCAGCTTTCTGATGTGACCTATGCTGATCAAACCTTTATCCAACACATTGTTGAGGCAAACGAGGTTTGTTCAATGGGTTCCCAAGGGAATCAAAGGGACTTTGGCACTGTACCCTTTTCTGGGGAAGCCAATCAGACATCATCCTCCTCTCAAAGCAATAACGGTACTCGCGAAAATCAATCGGTGGAAAAAATGAGTTTAAATGGAGACATTCAAGGACAGGTGCGGGGTTTGGTTTCCCAAGGCTGTACCTTTACGGCAGAACACGCTAACACGCGGCGTTTTAAAACAAAATCTTGGTTAAGTGCCGGTTTCGTTGAAGGACGTAGTGCGGATCAAGTCTTGTCTAATTTGAATAGCGTCATGTCTGAATATGCGGGTGAGTATGTTCAGCTTATTGCTGTTGATCCCAATACAAAGAAACGTGCTGCAGAAATCGTTGTTCAGCGTCCCGGTGACGAAGCGCCCTCTGTAGGTCAGTCTTTTTCTACTGCAACATCTGTATCTACCGCAAGTGGTTCAGTGCAAAAGGTGGATGGTGATGTCAATACTCAGATCCGTTCATTTTTAAGTCAAGGTTGCAGCTTTACGGCAGAACACGCAAATCAACGTCGTTTCAAAACAAAGTCTTGGTTGAGTGCTGGTTTTGTGGAAGGTCATAGTGCTGAACAGGTCATCAGTAACCTAAACGGTGTGATGGCTCAGTTTCCTAATGAATATGTTCAGCTTATTGCGGTTGATCCGAATACCCGTAAGCGAGCTGCAGAAATTATTGTGCAACGCCCCGGTCAAACAACTCAGCTGAGAGCTTCTGGCGGATCTGTTGGTGCTTCCCATGCCCCTCGTAACGGTAGTGTGACTGTTGCTGGTGGTGATGTGCAAACCCAAGTTCGGTCTTTGGCTTCCCAAGGATGTCGCTTTACTGCAGAACATGCTAATCAGCGTCGCTTTAAAACAAAGTCTTGGCTTAGCGCTGGTTTTGTTGAAGGTCGCAGTGGTGAGCAGATTTTGGCAAATATTAATGGAATTGCTGCCGAATATCCCGGTGAGTATGTCCAATTAATTGCTGTTGATCCGAATACTAAACGCCGTGCTGCAGAAATTATTGTGCAACGGCCGGGTGCAAATGCTCCGGTGCAAAGCAGCAGTAATGGCTATACAAGTTCTGTCTCTAGCTCTTCGAACTCCTATGGCAGTTCTAGCAATGGGTTTGGTGCTTCTAGTGCGAGTCTCAGTAGCGATGTTGTCAGTAAGGTGCGTTCATTGCTCAATCAAGGTTATAAAATAGCGACTGAGCATGCTGATAAGCGCCGTTTCCGGACAAAGTCATGGAAGAGTTGCGGTACTATTGATAGCCAACATGAGACTGAAGTTTTACGTCATTTAGAAACTTGTCTCCAAGATCATGCGGGTGAATATGTCCAGTTAATTGGTGTGGATACTGGGGCTCGCCGTCGCGTTCTTGAGACGATTATTCAGAGACCTTAG